One region of Sus scrofa isolate TJ Tabasco breed Duroc chromosome 3, Sscrofa11.1, whole genome shotgun sequence genomic DNA includes:
- the CYTH3 gene encoding cytohesin-3 isoform X3 yields the protein MTEIDNLTSVEESKTTQRNKQIAMGRKKFNMDPKKGIQFLIENDLLQSSPEDVAQFLYKGEGLNKTVIGDYLGERDEFNIKVLQAFVELHEFADLNLVQALRQFLWSFRLPGEAQKIDRMMEAFASRYCLCNPGVFQSTDTCYVLSFAIIMLNTSLHNHNVRDKPTAERFVTMNRGINEGGDLPEELLRNLYESIKNEPFKIPEDDGNDLTHTFFNPDREGWLLKLGGRVKTWKRRWFILTDNCLYYFEYTTDKEPRGIIPLENLSIREVDDPRKPNCFELYNPSHKGQVIKACKTEADGRVVEGNHVVYRISAPSPEEKDEWMKSIRASISRDPFYDMLATRKRRIANKK from the exons ggaaTTCAGTTTCTAATCGAGAACGACCTGCTGCAGAGCTCCCCCGAGGACGTGGCCCAGTTCCTGTATAAAGGCGAAGGCCTGAATAAGACGGTGATCGGGGACTATCTGGGCGAAAG ggatgAATTTAATATTAAAGTTCTTCAGGCGTTCGTGGAGCTCCATGAGTTTGCCGATCTCAACCTCGTCCAAGCCTTAAG GCAGTTCCTGTGGAGCTTCAGACTCCCCGGCGAGGCGCAGAAAATCGACCGCATGATGGAGGCGTTCGCGTCCCGCTACTGCCTCTGCAACCCGGGCGTCTTCCAGTCCACAG ACACGTGCTACGTGCTGTCCTTCGCCATCATCATGCTCAACACCAGCCTGCACAACCACAACGTGCGCGACAAGCCCACGGCCGAGCGCTTTGTCACCATGAACCGCGGCATCAACGAGGGCGGGGACCTCCCCGAGGAgctgctgcgg AACCTGTACGAGAGCATCAAGAACGAGCCGTTCAAGATCCCGGAGGACGACGGCAACGACCTGACGCACACGTTCTTCAACCCCGACCGGGAGGGCTGGCTCCTGAAGCTGG GGGGGCGCGTGAAGACCTGGAAGCGGCGCTGGTTCATCCTCACGGACAACTGCCTCTATTACTTCGAATACACGACG GATAAGGAGCCCCGGGGCATCATCCCGCTGGAGAACCTGAGCATCAGGGAGGTGGACGACCCCCGGAAACCC AACTGCTTCGAGCTTTACAACCCGAGCCACAAAGGGCAGGTGATCAAAGCCTGCAAGACGGAGGCCGACGGCCGGGTGGTGGAGGGCAACCACGTGGTGTACCGCATCTCGGCGCCCAGCCCCGAGGAGAAGGACGAGTGGATGAAGTCCATCAG agccaGTATCAGTAGGGATCCTTTCTATGACATGCTGGCCACGAGGAAAAGGAGGATTGCCAATAAGAAGTAG